CTCCCACATCCGGGTCGTGGTGACGTAGTACGCCGACGGACCGGTCGGCGAGACGCGCAGCGCCCAGGCGAACGAGGGGACCGCGATCAACGCCAGCCCGAACAGGTAGAGGCCGTGGCGCCCTCGTGCCCTCCGGCGGGCGGCAAAACCGAGGGCGATCAGCAGCAGCGGCCAGACCAGGTAGAACTGCTCCTCCACGGCGAGGGACCAGAAGTGCTGGGCGATGCTCGGGGCGTCGGTGGCGGCGACGTAGTCGAGGGACTGCCCGGCCATGCGCCAGTTCATCGCGTAGCACGCGCTGGCGATGACGTCCCAGGCGGTCGTGGACCAGCGGCCCCGGGGCAGGAAGTAGTAGGTCAGCACCAGAGTCGCGACGAGGACCGTCGCGGCGGCGGGAAGGAGGCGCTTGGCCCGGCGGGCGTAGAAGTCGACCAGTGAGAGCCGTCCACGTTGGTCGAGTTCGGTGAGCAGCAGGCCGGTGATGAGGAAGCCTGAGATCACGAAGAACACGTCCACACCGACGAAGCCACCGGGCAGGTGGTGTATCCCGGCGTGGCCGAGGAGCACCAGCAGCACGGCCACCGCCCGCATGCCCTCGATGTCACCGCGGAAGGACCCCGAGCCGCCCGAGGCCGGCTTCGGCGGTGTCGGCGCAGCGGCCCTGGCCTGTGTCCACATTTCTGCCGGTATAGCCACGCCGGGATAGTACGGGCGGTTAGCCGCAGAACGATGCATCTCGGCATGCCTGTCAATGTCTTCGTGTTATGGCCTACTGCCAGGGGCTCTGCGTCCCGTCGTACTCCTCGAAGACCAGCCAGGACCGCGTCGACAGCACCCCGGCGATGTGCTGCACCCGGTCCAGCACCACGTCCCGCAGGGTGGCGTTGTCCGGCGCGCGGACCAGGGCCAGCACGTCGTGCTCGCCGCTGAGCAGCGCGACGTGCTCGACGTAGCGGACCCGGGCCAGCTCCGCCGACACCTCCCGCCAGGTGTTCTGCTCGATCGTCAACGCGATGTACGCCGACGTGCCCAGCCCGGCCGCCTCGGGCGCCACCTGGGCCCGAAACCCGGTGATCACGCCGTCGCGCACCAGTCGCTCC
The nucleotide sequence above comes from Micromonospora sp. NBC_00389. Encoded proteins:
- a CDS encoding Lrp/AsnC family transcriptional regulator, with product MSQEAGDGSGRTTGSGRSARHLDEVDRRILDELVRDGRTSVRTLAERIHISRTNAYARVERLVRDGVITGFRAQVAPEAAGLGTSAYIALTIEQNTWREVSAELARVRYVEHVALLSGEHDVLALVRAPDNATLRDVVLDRVQHIAGVLSTRSWLVFEEYDGTQSPWQ